A window of the Natronomonas salina genome harbors these coding sequences:
- a CDS encoding SCP2 sterol-binding domain-containing protein, producing MTNPEEIEDALDGDDEEVLASLPGALEGVDDDVETLLAEHPDTYERLVTRVSTLENADELVAEHPETADRFLSILWGGLEVIARVSPAVQEEITDDFQVQWDADDSDAEWYAETDADAGSIAGGPGRIDDPDVTFTGDTNTLFSMLGDDDYDPQQAFMQGDFQLDGDMQVALQFGQTMDAVQRNAEDMNV from the coding sequence ATGACGAACCCCGAGGAGATCGAAGACGCACTCGACGGCGACGACGAAGAGGTTCTCGCATCGCTCCCCGGCGCGCTCGAGGGCGTCGACGACGACGTAGAGACGCTGCTCGCCGAGCACCCCGATACCTACGAACGACTGGTCACGCGCGTGTCGACGCTGGAGAACGCCGACGAACTCGTCGCTGAGCATCCCGAGACCGCCGACCGCTTTCTGTCGATCCTCTGGGGCGGCCTCGAGGTCATCGCCCGCGTCTCGCCGGCCGTCCAGGAGGAGATCACCGACGACTTCCAGGTCCAGTGGGACGCCGACGACTCCGACGCCGAGTGGTACGCCGAGACCGACGCCGACGCCGGCAGCATCGCAGGCGGTCCCGGTCGTATCGACGACCCCGACGTCACGTTCACCGGCGACACGAACACGCTGTTCAGTATGCTCGGCGACGACGACTACGACCCCCAGCAGGCGTTCATGCAGGGCGACTTCCAGCTCGACGGCGACATGCAGGTCGCCCTGCAGTTCGGCCAGACGATGGACGCCGTCCAGCGGAACGCCGAGGACATGAACGTCTAG
- a CDS encoding trans-sulfuration enzyme family protein, whose protein sequence is MTQRDDRLDGNRFATKAVGSTETERRPHRRGTNDVVPPIHLTTTFEWASGDDANEHDYSRESNPTRAALEDQLARLEGGEHGLAFASGMAAISTTILSLVPPNGHIVAADSLYSGAEKLLTELAAGHFGVDIDFVDARDPDTVAAAVDSDTDLVWVETPSNPLIRLYDIRSIAEITDDHDIPLGVDSTFGSPYFQAPLELGADIVVHSTTKYLNGHSDSIGGAIITDDDAVFEQLAFAQRVGLGNMLSPFDCYLVSRGLKTLPARMEHHEANAIAVARFLENHDRVSCVYYPGLESHPQYELASEQMSGYSGMLSFEFDGSLIELEAFLEGLDVFTPGASLGGVESLVEVPSLMIPDEVSHGEATAEIPETLVRVSVGLEDVNDLRDDLRTALP, encoded by the coding sequence ATGACACAACGTGATGACCGACTTGATGGGAACCGCTTTGCAACCAAAGCCGTCGGGTCAACAGAGACCGAGAGGCGCCCCCATAGAAGGGGGACGAACGACGTTGTTCCGCCGATCCACCTCACCACCACGTTCGAGTGGGCCAGCGGCGACGACGCGAATGAACACGACTACTCACGCGAGAGCAATCCAACGCGAGCAGCTCTCGAAGACCAGTTAGCCCGCCTCGAAGGCGGCGAGCATGGGTTGGCGTTCGCCTCCGGGATGGCAGCCATCTCGACGACGATACTGTCGTTGGTTCCCCCCAATGGCCATATCGTCGCCGCCGATTCACTCTATAGTGGCGCCGAGAAACTTCTCACGGAACTCGCTGCCGGACATTTCGGGGTGGACATCGATTTCGTCGATGCGCGTGATCCCGACACCGTCGCTGCCGCCGTCGATTCAGACACCGACTTGGTGTGGGTAGAGACGCCGTCGAATCCGCTGATACGATTGTACGACATCCGGTCGATAGCTGAAATTACTGACGACCACGACATTCCCTTAGGTGTGGATAGCACCTTTGGGAGTCCGTATTTCCAAGCTCCGCTCGAACTAGGGGCCGACATTGTTGTCCACAGCACGACCAAGTATCTCAACGGGCATTCCGACTCGATTGGTGGGGCCATCATCACCGACGACGATGCAGTGTTTGAGCAGCTGGCGTTTGCCCAGCGGGTCGGGCTTGGCAACATGTTGTCGCCGTTCGACTGCTATCTGGTTTCGCGGGGGCTGAAGACGTTGCCAGCACGGATGGAACACCACGAAGCAAACGCGATCGCGGTGGCGCGATTCCTTGAGAACCACGACCGGGTGAGCTGCGTGTACTATCCGGGTCTTGAGAGTCACCCACAATATGAGCTTGCGAGTGAGCAGATGTCGGGATACAGCGGGATGCTGTCCTTCGAGTTCGACGGCTCGCTGATCGAACTAGAAGCGTTTCTCGAGGGGCTTGATGTCTTCACGCCGGGAGCCAGTCTCGGTGGTGTTGAGAGCCTTGTTGAGGTACCGTCGTTGATGATTCCAGACGAGGTGAGCCATGGGGAGGCGACGGCGGAGATTCCGGAGACGTTGGTTCGGGTGTCGGTTGGCCTCGAAGACGTTAATGACCTCCGCGATGATCTGCGAACGGCACTACCGTAG
- a CDS encoding acyl-CoA synthetase has protein sequence MGESHNLSDYESMREGFSWTDIYEAADWNAPEELNIAHEVADRHATDREKVALYQVGTDGEVNKLTFWELANRSNQFANLLDELGIEENDRVFSYMPRIPEHYVALVGTLKHGAVWGSVNERFGPDGISYRLDDCDTKVVVTTSDNRDTVTEALAEAPSVEHIITVDRGTGAPPEDVVFNTALDDLSTEYDTTETNGEDNALLYYTSGTTGLAKGVLHKHRWVAGVAATQRYAVDLQEGDLYWSTGDLGWLTGAINTLGAWFWGSSLFTYEGEFDPEEWAELLDEYPINVLFSVPTAYRMLREHEEVLEGVDLDLRHALSIGEPLSAGVVEWGEESLGVTILDTYGQTETGNMIINNYPTMELRPGSMGKPLPGIEADIVDPESGEVLGPDETGEIAQRGDYPCFFAEYWEKPEKTASCFIDGPDGEWYLSGDLAHKDEDGYFWFEGRADDVILSSGYRIGPFEVESSLGEHEAVAETAVVPKPHPERGNIVKAYVVPSEGTSPSDDLKDRIRNHVKEELSAHEYPREIEFVGELPKTVTGKIRRTELQDKAEQEADVDT, from the coding sequence ATGGGTGAGAGTCACAATCTCTCGGACTACGAGTCGATGCGAGAGGGATTCTCTTGGACCGATATCTACGAGGCGGCCGACTGGAACGCACCAGAGGAGTTGAACATCGCTCACGAGGTTGCTGATCGCCACGCCACTGACCGGGAGAAAGTAGCTCTCTATCAGGTCGGGACAGATGGCGAGGTGAACAAACTGACTTTCTGGGAGTTGGCAAACCGCTCAAACCAGTTTGCGAACCTCCTCGATGAACTCGGCATCGAAGAGAACGACCGGGTCTTCTCATATATGCCGCGCATCCCCGAACATTATGTCGCGCTCGTCGGGACGCTCAAACACGGCGCCGTCTGGGGGAGTGTCAACGAGCGATTCGGCCCCGACGGCATCTCCTATCGGCTAGATGACTGTGACACGAAAGTGGTCGTCACGACGAGCGACAACCGCGATACAGTCACCGAAGCACTGGCTGAGGCTCCGTCCGTCGAACACATCATCACCGTCGATCGTGGTACTGGAGCACCACCAGAAGACGTCGTCTTCAACACGGCACTCGACGATTTGAGCACGGAGTACGACACTACCGAAACCAACGGTGAAGATAACGCACTCTTGTATTATACGTCGGGGACGACCGGTCTGGCGAAGGGCGTATTACATAAACACCGCTGGGTCGCGGGGGTTGCTGCTACACAGCGGTACGCCGTCGATCTCCAGGAAGGTGATCTCTACTGGTCGACCGGTGACCTCGGGTGGTTGACCGGAGCCATCAACACCCTCGGGGCCTGGTTTTGGGGGAGCTCGCTATTCACCTACGAGGGCGAGTTCGACCCCGAGGAGTGGGCCGAGCTCCTCGATGAATACCCCATCAACGTGCTGTTTTCGGTCCCGACAGCCTACCGAATGCTTCGGGAACACGAGGAGGTACTGGAAGGCGTCGACCTTGACCTCCGACACGCACTCTCTATCGGGGAACCACTCTCTGCGGGCGTCGTCGAGTGGGGCGAGGAGTCCCTGGGCGTCACCATTCTCGACACCTACGGTCAGACCGAGACCGGCAACATGATCATCAACAACTACCCGACGATGGAGCTCCGACCCGGCTCGATGGGCAAGCCGCTGCCGGGCATCGAAGCCGACATCGTTGACCCCGAGTCGGGCGAGGTGCTGGGACCGGACGAGACCGGTGAAATCGCCCAACGGGGAGATTACCCGTGTTTCTTCGCCGAGTACTGGGAAAAGCCCGAGAAGACCGCCAGTTGCTTCATCGACGGTCCGGATGGCGAGTGGTACCTCTCCGGCGATCTCGCGCATAAAGACGAGGACGGCTACTTCTGGTTCGAGGGGCGTGCCGACGACGTCATCCTCTCGTCAGGGTACCGAATCGGTCCCTTCGAGGTCGAAAGCTCTCTCGGCGAACACGAGGCCGTCGCCGAAACGGCCGTCGTTCCCAAGCCGCATCCTGAGCGGGGGAACATCGTCAAGGCCTACGTCGTGCCCAGCGAGGGGACCTCACCGTCCGACGACCTGAAAGATCGGATCAGGAACCACGTGAAAGAGGAGCTATCGGCCCACGAGTACCCCCGTGAAATCGAGTTCGTCGGAGAACTCCCGAAGACGGTAACGGGGAAGATTCGCCGGACAGAACTTCAGGATAAAGCCGAACAGGAAGCCGACGTCGATACCTGA
- a CDS encoding type IV secretory system conjugative DNA transfer family protein, translating into MARTESSPDPSSTRRIALQIVPDTGRLDGRALEDAFERLHSLDPDLELEFRLVAREDTVEYYVTVDSTQDSTIEHTLRRVFPAETSIERDPLPDDIVPEVPTAALECVGWGERRDDWQTRLKPVLRDDETLQFPAASVVDTLADADSTVVYQTVITPKPDWRGDAEFRIDQLKRDRDTPAQRLAEFIFGEFETDASFEDAAPSHQQRIESIRDTDPRQSFTVNVRAVADGSDAKPVLEELGSAFQPVSNEHYRIVPRVYTDDESTTEIADQIDAVDCIDSQPLTKRLRQRLPITQNDSRAIVADPLTTPNFCLLDGESLTHEGRRAMQATPEERTGIPRPDDDLLSQYDHGMLLGYPLTSDRTRLETPVALPPSLQDLHTAWFGKTGSGKSTALINAMLWNHEATSGANILIDPKGDGMPIEYLKAHYARYGDLENVYYFDCRETLPAISFFDIRDQLDDGIYRTTAIENIVDHYVEMLVGIMGSDRFWSAVRSPDIIQYLVKAMFDPVHGADAFRHRELQEAASRMHETRDAPPVSDQDLQRMLSGVAANSKRSFDELMQGVANRIEKVPLDDRLGQLFNHIPEDEDDPQFDFRDVIDEDAVVIVNTGALRSESQRTITLVLLSELWSALQRRHRQADQEDLPLVNLYLEEAATIASSGLVTDLLARSRAFGLSMTLAMQFPAQLRQADHEAYAELLNNVSTIITGNVAVDDDLAKRLATEDMPPSEVANRLRGLHRGQWFASLPSEFGVEEPRPFLLESAPIPAGHPESDEPFSEVRQTAFDAAMDVVRDQTRLEHGIDVALQTQQARMARHQEQTTSSEIETDPVPETEPASVAAIDEDARLDSALPYTNRMPDPVEYDAEKHALLCANCENRFDPTSDGMRQAINCCHSDADVTRDEIPICELNLKLSAAERRQSPYTDAQLRFLQAVYMAHQQQFDAEWEYDLLYDSMVRLQEYVDVSHDEVQELLEAGVLAEDCSYPHKLYTVTAEGREAAKIDYTEGVGYGHGEGDLGESSLHVMMVELSRRYLVQAFVDDPSSPVVEVMAYYEADGHRYDVVGLDADGNVIVVVEAERSNHDTRTAVPADYDKMAALEPEEAIWVVKNRDGVHDVLKALNEPPEGEPRVDKVYSQNTPPQQFQLDFEGMTELHTLQYLRDSLLEQA; encoded by the coding sequence ATGGCGAGGACAGAGTCGTCACCTGACCCATCGTCGACACGGCGGATCGCACTCCAGATAGTCCCTGACACCGGCCGGCTCGATGGCCGGGCGCTCGAGGATGCCTTCGAACGCCTCCACTCGCTCGACCCCGATTTAGAACTCGAGTTCCGACTGGTCGCCCGCGAGGATACCGTCGAGTACTACGTCACGGTCGACTCGACGCAGGACTCCACGATCGAACACACGCTCAGACGCGTCTTCCCCGCCGAGACCAGCATCGAGCGGGACCCACTCCCTGATGATATCGTCCCCGAAGTACCGACAGCGGCGCTGGAATGCGTCGGGTGGGGTGAGCGTCGCGACGACTGGCAGACCCGCCTCAAACCGGTCCTGCGCGACGACGAGACACTCCAGTTCCCTGCGGCCTCCGTCGTCGACACGCTGGCTGACGCCGACTCGACGGTCGTCTACCAGACCGTCATCACGCCGAAGCCGGACTGGCGCGGCGACGCCGAGTTCCGCATCGACCAGCTGAAGCGGGACCGCGATACGCCCGCCCAGCGACTGGCCGAGTTCATCTTCGGCGAGTTCGAGACCGACGCCTCCTTCGAGGACGCTGCCCCGAGCCACCAGCAACGGATCGAGTCCATCAGGGACACCGACCCGCGGCAGTCCTTCACCGTCAACGTCCGTGCGGTCGCCGACGGCTCCGACGCCAAGCCGGTCCTCGAGGAACTCGGCAGCGCCTTCCAACCGGTGAGCAACGAGCACTATCGCATCGTCCCGCGCGTCTACACTGACGACGAGTCGACCACTGAGATCGCCGACCAGATCGACGCCGTCGACTGTATCGACAGCCAGCCGCTCACCAAGCGCCTCCGACAGCGCCTCCCGATCACGCAGAACGACTCGCGAGCCATCGTCGCCGACCCACTCACCACGCCGAACTTCTGTCTGCTCGATGGCGAATCGCTCACTCACGAGGGCCGACGGGCGATGCAGGCGACGCCCGAAGAGCGGACTGGCATCCCTCGCCCTGATGACGATCTGTTATCCCAGTACGACCACGGGATGCTGCTCGGCTATCCGTTGACCAGCGACCGCACCCGACTCGAGACACCCGTGGCCCTTCCACCGTCGCTACAGGACCTCCACACCGCCTGGTTCGGGAAGACCGGCTCCGGGAAGTCAACGGCGCTCATCAACGCCATGCTCTGGAATCATGAGGCCACCAGCGGTGCGAACATCCTCATCGACCCGAAGGGCGACGGGATGCCCATCGAGTACCTCAAAGCCCACTACGCGAGATACGGCGACCTCGAGAACGTCTACTATTTCGATTGCCGAGAGACGCTGCCCGCGATCTCCTTCTTCGATATCCGTGATCAGCTCGATGACGGCATCTATCGGACGACCGCGATCGAGAACATCGTCGACCACTACGTCGAGATGCTCGTCGGCATCATGGGCTCCGACCGATTCTGGAGTGCCGTCCGATCGCCGGACATCATCCAGTACCTGGTCAAGGCGATGTTCGACCCGGTCCACGGCGCTGACGCCTTTCGCCACCGGGAGCTTCAGGAAGCGGCGAGCCGGATGCACGAGACGCGCGACGCTCCACCGGTCTCCGACCAGGATCTCCAGCGGATGCTCTCCGGTGTCGCCGCCAACAGCAAGCGATCGTTCGACGAGCTGATGCAGGGTGTGGCCAACCGTATCGAAAAAGTCCCGCTCGACGACCGGCTGGGCCAGCTGTTCAATCACATCCCCGAAGACGAGGACGACCCACAGTTCGACTTCCGGGACGTGATCGACGAGGACGCGGTCGTCATCGTCAATACGGGGGCGCTCCGCTCCGAGAGCCAACGGACGATCACGCTCGTGTTGCTCTCGGAGCTCTGGAGTGCACTCCAGCGACGCCACCGCCAGGCCGACCAAGAGGACCTCCCGCTCGTGAACCTGTACCTCGAGGAGGCAGCGACCATCGCCTCCTCGGGGCTGGTCACCGACCTGCTCGCTCGCTCGCGGGCGTTCGGGCTGTCGATGACGCTCGCGATGCAGTTCCCCGCCCAGCTCCGGCAGGCCGACCACGAGGCCTATGCAGAACTCCTGAACAACGTCTCGACGATCATCACTGGGAACGTCGCCGTCGACGACGACCTCGCGAAGCGGCTCGCCACCGAGGACATGCCACCGAGTGAGGTCGCAAACAGGCTACGCGGCCTCCATCGTGGCCAGTGGTTCGCGTCGCTACCCTCCGAGTTCGGCGTCGAGGAACCCCGCCCGTTCCTGCTGGAGAGCGCGCCGATTCCAGCGGGCCATCCCGAGAGCGACGAGCCGTTCTCGGAGGTCCGCCAGACTGCCTTCGACGCGGCGATGGACGTCGTCCGCGATCAGACGCGACTGGAGCACGGGATCGATGTTGCGTTGCAGACCCAGCAGGCGCGGATGGCCCGCCATCAAGAGCAGACGACGTCCAGCGAGATTGAGACAGACCCTGTGCCGGAGACCGAGCCGGCATCCGTAGCCGCCATCGACGAGGATGCTCGACTCGACTCCGCGCTCCCGTACACGAACCGGATGCCTGATCCGGTCGAGTACGATGCCGAGAAGCATGCCCTCCTCTGTGCGAACTGCGAGAATCGGTTCGATCCAACGAGCGACGGCATGCGACAAGCGATCAACTGCTGTCACAGCGATGCGGACGTCACCCGAGATGAGATCCCGATCTGTGAGTTGAATCTGAAGCTCTCGGCAGCCGAGCGCCGCCAGAGCCCGTACACGGACGCACAACTCCGATTCCTCCAGGCCGTCTATATGGCTCACCAACAGCAGTTCGACGCTGAATGGGAGTACGACCTCCTTTACGACAGTATGGTTCGACTCCAGGAGTACGTCGACGTGAGTCACGACGAGGTACAGGAACTGCTCGAGGCCGGGGTCCTCGCCGAAGATTGTTCGTACCCGCACAAGCTCTACACGGTGACAGCCGAGGGGCGTGAGGCAGCGAAGATCGACTACACCGAGGGCGTCGGGTACGGCCATGGCGAGGGCGACCTCGGGGAATCCAGTCTCCACGTGATGATGGTGGAGCTGAGTCGGCGGTACCTCGTACAGGCATTCGTCGACGATCCGTCGTCGCCGGTCGTCGAGGTGATGGCCTACTACGAGGCTGACGGCCATCGATATGACGTGGTTGGGCTCGACGCGGATGGGAATGTGATCGTCGTGGTGGAGGCCGAGCGGTCGAATCACGACACCCGGACGGCCGTCCCCGCCGACTACGACAAGATGGCGGCGCTCGAACCTGAGGAGGCCATCTGGGTGGTGAAGAATCGCGACGGCGTCCACGACGTGTTGAAGGCGCTCAACGAACCCCCGGAGGGTGAACCGCGGGTCGACAAAGTCTACAGTCAGAACACGCCACCGCAGCAGTTCCAACTCGACTTCGAGGGGATGACCGAGTTACACACGCTGCAGTACCTGCGTGATTCACTCCTAGAGCAAGCGTAG
- a CDS encoding monooxygenase family protein yields the protein MYLVTFRLAPGEYDTEFHELNDAIQAAAEDREGYLGKRTWNAPESEEVLVVYYWESLDALESFGADPDHERGKQRWTEWYEAYEVTITEVVEAYGSGFGDDADPPV from the coding sequence ATGTATCTTGTTACGTTCCGGCTTGCTCCGGGGGAGTACGATACAGAGTTCCATGAGTTGAATGACGCAATCCAAGCAGCTGCAGAGGACAGGGAGGGATATTTGGGCAAGCGGACGTGGAATGCCCCGGAGAGTGAGGAGGTTCTCGTCGTGTATTATTGGGAGTCGTTGGACGCACTGGAGTCGTTCGGGGCAGATCCTGACCATGAACGAGGAAAACAGCGGTGGACAGAGTGGTACGAAGCGTATGAAGTCACTATCACAGAAGTTGTTGAGGCATACGGGAGTGGGTTCGGGGACGATGCAGACCCACCTGTATAG
- a CDS encoding DUF7342 family protein, which produces MSDAPDSVRFDDVNDVVIEEWTAETTPAERVREVVAHTYTPVSADEVAEDAHTSPKTARKHLEALASEGFVSTEPGAHGGTRYRRSSESLVVEQAADILSNVSVDELVARVSEMRETVRDFQAEYGVESPAEATVEQTNETLAADTDAASIDAETLREWQTTRRNLAFANAALSIANARKFVGDEPEETPSAL; this is translated from the coding sequence ATGAGTGATGCTCCGGACTCCGTCCGCTTCGACGACGTCAACGATGTCGTCATCGAGGAATGGACGGCCGAGACGACACCGGCCGAGCGCGTTCGAGAGGTGGTTGCGCACACCTACACTCCGGTGTCGGCCGACGAGGTAGCCGAAGACGCCCATACGTCCCCCAAGACGGCTCGAAAGCACCTCGAAGCGCTGGCCTCGGAAGGATTCGTGAGTACGGAGCCGGGAGCACATGGCGGGACTCGCTATCGCCGGTCCTCGGAGTCATTGGTCGTCGAGCAGGCAGCCGATATCCTGTCGAACGTCTCCGTCGACGAACTGGTCGCCCGAGTCTCTGAGATGCGTGAGACGGTGCGTGACTTCCAGGCCGAATACGGGGTGGAATCTCCCGCGGAGGCGACTGTCGAGCAGACGAACGAGACGCTCGCAGCCGACACTGACGCGGCATCGATCGACGCCGAGACGCTCCGGGAGTGGCAGACCACCCGTCGCAATCTCGCGTTCGCGAACGCGGCGCTCTCGATCGCGAATGCTCGGAAGTTCGTCGGTGATGAGCCCGAGGAGACGCCTTCAGCGCTGTGA